The following is a genomic window from Nitrosomonas communis.
GACTGACCTATTGACCGATTTGGATTACTATAAAGGACGCGCCTACCATATCGAAGACGTGCCTGGCGATGATACTTGTTTCTATGCATTTATTGCCTATCCGATTGACTTATTTGAAGAAGGGTCAGTCGTTAATGTATTTACCTCGCTAGTCGGTAACGTGTTTGGCTTCAAAGCAATTCGTGCATTACGTCTTGAGGATGTCCGCTTCCCGATCGCCTTTGTAAAAACCTGTGGTGGCCCACCCTATGGTATTCAAGCTGAACGTGACAAGCTCAATAAATATGGTCGTGCCTTGTTGGGTTGCACTATCAAACCTAAATTAGGCCTCTCTGCTAAGAATTATGGTCGTGCTGTTTATGAGTGCCTGCGCGGTGGCTTGGATCTCACCAAAGACGACGAAAATATTAATAGTCAGCCTTTCATGCGTTGGCGCCAACGTTTTGAATTTGTGATGGAAGCCATTCACAAAGCAGAACGCGAAACCGGTGAACGTAAGGGCCATTATCTCAACGTAACGGCGCCTACCCCTGAAGAAATGTACAAACGTGCTGAATTTGCCAAGGAATTGGGCGCACCTATCATTATGCATGACTATCTGACAGGTGGTTTCACTGCAAACACAGGTTTGGCTAACTGGTGCCGGAATAATGGCATGCTGCTGCACATCCATCGTGCTATGCACGCTGTACTGGATCGTAACCCTCATCATGGTATCCATTTCCGCGTATTGGCTAAAGCCTTGCGTCTATCCGGTGGTGATCATCTGCACTCTGGAACTGTAGTCGGTAAACTGGAAGGTGATCGTGAAGCAACCTTGGGTTGGATTGACATTATGCGAGAATCCTTTATCAAGGAAGATCGTAATCGTGGTATTTTCTTTGATCAGGATTGGGGATCCATGCCTGGTGTATTCCCAGTTGCTTCAGGCGGAATTCATGTTTGGCACATGCCAGCACTTGTTGCAATTTTTGGTGACGATGCATGCCTGCAGTTTGGTGGTGGAACATTAGGGCATCCTTGGGGTAATGCAGCAGGTGCTGCAGCCAACCGTGTAGCGCTGGAAGCCTGCGTAGAAGCCCGTAACGAAGGCATACCAATTGAGAAGGAAGGCAAAGCTATTCTGACTCAAGCTGCCAAACACAGCCCAGAACTTAAGATCGCCATGGAAACATGGAAAGAGATCAAGTTTGAGTTCGATACCGTCGACAAGCTGGACGTAGCACATAAATAAGTAGCCTACTTGTTTCTCTGAATTAGGATAATTCAGAGAAACTTTTACTGATTATCTGGAGTTTAAGAATGTCTGAAATGATTGATTATAAGAGTCGTCTGAGCGATCCAGCCAGCCGGAAATTTGAAACCTTTTCCTATCTGCCTGCATTGAGCGAGGAGCAAATCAGGAAACAAGTTGAGTATATCGTGAGCAAAGGCTGGAACCCTGCGGTCGAGCACACTGAGCCAGAATACCTCATGAGTAATTACTGGTATATGTGGAAATTACCTATGTTCGGCGAAACGGATGTAGATCGTATTCTTGCAGAGGCTGAAGCATGCCATAAAGCAAACCCAAATAATCATGTTCGCCTGGTTGGTTATGATAATTTCTCCCAAAGCCAGGGCACAGCGATGGTTATTTACCGCGGTAAAACTGTTTAATCGCACAGCACGGGATATCCGTTTTATCAGCCCCCGTTGCTGAAAAGTAACGGGGGTCTTATTTTGTACTGAATTATCAAGAATATGATCTACGCCTTACGTGTTAACGCTGGAGAATGAAATGAGCGACGCTATCGAGCAATACCTGATCAAAAATGAACCTTACTACCATCCGGTTGCTGATGAAGTAACGCTGTATGAAGCAGCTTACTCAGCCAGGATACCGATGATGCTTAAGGGTCCTACTGGCTGTGGTAAAACCCGTTTTGTTGAATTCATGGCATGGAAACTCAAGAAACCCCTTATTACCGTAGCTTGTAATGAAGATATGACCGCTTCTGATTTGGTGGGAAGGTTCTTGCTGGATGCACAAGGTACACGGTGGCAAGATGGACCATTGACCACTGCTGCGCGCTATGGTGCGATTTGTTATCTGGACGAAGTAGTTGAGGCCAGGCAGGATACCACTGTCGTCATCCATCCTGTAACCGACAGCCGCCGGATATTGCCTTTAGAAAAAAAAGGCGAGTTAATCAATGCACATCCTGATTTTCAGCTAGTTATTTCCTACAATCCTGGTTATCAGAGTTTGATGAAAGATCTGAAACAATCTACCAAGCAGCGCTTTGGGGCATTGGATTTTAATTACCCAGATCATGACACAGAAACAGAAATTGTGTCACATGAATCTGGTATTGATAAAGCCATCTCCACCAAGTTAGTATCAATCGCGGAACGTGCCCGCAACTTAAAAGGGCATGGGCTGGACGAAGGAATTTCTACTCGCATGCTGATCTATGCAGGTAACTTGATTGCCAAGGGTGTGGAAGCTCACGCTGCATGCCGCGTAGCACTCGTTCGCCCTATCACGGATGATCCTGATATGCGCGATGCACTGGATGCAGCCGTAGCGACCTTTTTCTAATTAGAAATTCATTTTCTTTAGACTCATTTTTACAAGATACGGTATGAGCGTTAACCTGACTGACTACAAAGAGTTACTGGAATCATTGCCATCAGAATCCATGTCATTGCTTGAGAATACTTGGCATGATGCGACCAAAGTTTTCTCACCCCGAGGACTTGATAATTACTTGAAAGGAGCGGCTGCTCTGCAAGGACTGGGACGTGGACGCTCACTGGTGGACACATGGGTTGATGAAGCTCCGCAGGTTGCTAAAGAAGTCGGTGAAGATGTCATCAGTGACCTTGCAACTACGGCTTTGATGCTTGCATCGAAAACCTCTGGAGCCGTGATTGAACTTATCATTGCAACAGCTGTTACTGCAGCCAAGAGGCTCGGCGACGAAGATTTATTTCGTAACTATCTTCAGTTTGTCAGCACCCTCGTTGCTCAGGCACCTCGCGGCGTTCGTCCGATGCTGGATAAACTCGATATTTTACTCGGCCAACTGACGCTTGGCGGCCTGCGTCGATGGGCATTATGGGGAGCACATGCTCATCGCACCAATTACGGGGAACAGATCCAGTATTTCAGTTTAAGCTCAAAGGAATCACAGGCAGTTCTCCAAAAAGAAAGAAAAGGCACGCTATTTGTTGATATCCAGCGCCGCATCAACATTTACTTACGTGCTTTGTGGGCTCGTGATTTCTTTATGCGCCCTACCTCAGGAGACTATGAAACTCGTCAAGGTTATCGACCTTATATTGAAAATTACCTTATTCATCTACCTGATGCCTATGACGCTCATGGTGAAATTGCAGCAAGTGAAGTATACCGTGCTGCAGCTGCACATGCAGCAGCGCATCTGGTAGAAACGAAGTCTCCTATTTCTGCCGAGGCCCTGAATCCGTTACAAATGGCGGTTATCTCAGTTATTGAGGATGCCAGAGTAGAAGCGCTCTCAATCAAGCGCTTCCCAGGTTTGCGCCAGATCTGGTCAAGCTTGCACGATGCAACGCCTGACATGAAAACTACAATCGGTGATTTTCTCAATCGGTTGGCACGTGCACTGCTCGATCCTACTTATGAGGATAACGATGATTGGGTGATGGAAGGCCGTTCCTTATTTACTCAAGCGCAGGGGCGCTTGGAAAATAATCAGACTTCTTGGGACATCGGCGTCCAGCTTGCCCACAAGATCATGGACAAGAGAATCGCGTTCAATCCCCGCACCGATATTTTGACAGCACCTTATCTGGACGATAATCGCTATTTCTGGAAATTCGAAGAATTCGATTTTGAACAATCGCTAACCGCTGGCTATGAAGAGCCCAAACAAATACGCAAGTACGTCAGTGTCATGGAGTTAGCTAATGAAGTCGATGTCGAAACGGCTGGGGATGATGCCCAGGAAATCTGGGTGATGGGAACAGAGTTCTTTCCTTATGAAGATAGCGGCGTTTCTTACAACGAACTGGAAGGTAAAGAACCTGTCTCCCCACCCTATCATTACTCAGAATGGGATTACCAAATTCAGCTGGAACGCCCTGCATGGGTCACGGTTCAGGAAAAACGGGCTAAATTGGGCGATATTCAAACAATTGATAACATTGCTGTTCAATATAAGCGTGAGATTTCGCGTATGAAATTTTTGCTCGACGCCATGCAGCCACAAGGGGTGCAACGTATCAGAAAACTGGAAGATGGCGACGAAATCGATATCAATGCAGCGATTCATTCCACGATTGATATTCGCATGGGCCTGCAGCCTGATCCTCGTATCATGATGCGCTCTGTCCGTAAAATACGTGATATATCCGTCTTAGTGCTGCTTGATTTGTCTGAATCCACCAATGATAAAGTCTCTGGGCAGGATTTTTCAGTGCTGGACTTAACCCGCCAAGCGACTGTATTGCTCGCCGACGCCATCAATAAAATTGGCGATCCCTTCGCGATTCATGGGTTTTGTTCAGACGGCCGG
Proteins encoded in this region:
- a CDS encoding form I ribulose bisphosphate carboxylase large subunit, with protein sequence MAVKTYSAGVKEYRQTYWEPDYNVQDTDILACFKITPQPGVDREEAAAAVAAESSTGTWTTVWTDLLTDLDYYKGRAYHIEDVPGDDTCFYAFIAYPIDLFEEGSVVNVFTSLVGNVFGFKAIRALRLEDVRFPIAFVKTCGGPPYGIQAERDKLNKYGRALLGCTIKPKLGLSAKNYGRAVYECLRGGLDLTKDDENINSQPFMRWRQRFEFVMEAIHKAERETGERKGHYLNVTAPTPEEMYKRAEFAKELGAPIIMHDYLTGGFTANTGLANWCRNNGMLLHIHRAMHAVLDRNPHHGIHFRVLAKALRLSGGDHLHSGTVVGKLEGDREATLGWIDIMRESFIKEDRNRGIFFDQDWGSMPGVFPVASGGIHVWHMPALVAIFGDDACLQFGGGTLGHPWGNAAGAAANRVALEACVEARNEGIPIEKEGKAILTQAAKHSPELKIAMETWKEIKFEFDTVDKLDVAHK
- a CDS encoding ribulose bisphosphate carboxylase small subunit; the encoded protein is MSEMIDYKSRLSDPASRKFETFSYLPALSEEQIRKQVEYIVSKGWNPAVEHTEPEYLMSNYWYMWKLPMFGETDVDRILAEAEACHKANPNNHVRLVGYDNFSQSQGTAMVIYRGKTV
- a CDS encoding CbbQ/NirQ/NorQ/GpvN family protein gives rise to the protein MSDAIEQYLIKNEPYYHPVADEVTLYEAAYSARIPMMLKGPTGCGKTRFVEFMAWKLKKPLITVACNEDMTASDLVGRFLLDAQGTRWQDGPLTTAARYGAICYLDEVVEARQDTTVVIHPVTDSRRILPLEKKGELINAHPDFQLVISYNPGYQSLMKDLKQSTKQRFGALDFNYPDHDTETEIVSHESGIDKAISTKLVSIAERARNLKGHGLDEGISTRMLIYAGNLIAKGVEAHAACRVALVRPITDDPDMRDALDAAVATFF
- a CDS encoding nitric oxide reductase activation protein NorD; this translates as MSVNLTDYKELLESLPSESMSLLENTWHDATKVFSPRGLDNYLKGAAALQGLGRGRSLVDTWVDEAPQVAKEVGEDVISDLATTALMLASKTSGAVIELIIATAVTAAKRLGDEDLFRNYLQFVSTLVAQAPRGVRPMLDKLDILLGQLTLGGLRRWALWGAHAHRTNYGEQIQYFSLSSKESQAVLQKERKGTLFVDIQRRINIYLRALWARDFFMRPTSGDYETRQGYRPYIENYLIHLPDAYDAHGEIAASEVYRAAAAHAAAHLVETKSPISAEALNPLQMAVISVIEDARVEALSIKRFPGLRQIWSSLHDATPDMKTTIGDFLNRLARALLDPTYEDNDDWVMEGRSLFTQAQGRLENNQTSWDIGVQLAHKIMDKRIAFNPRTDILTAPYLDDNRYFWKFEEFDFEQSLTAGYEEPKQIRKYVSVMELANEVDVETAGDDAQEIWVMGTEFFPYEDSGVSYNELEGKEPVSPPYHYSEWDYQIQLERPAWVTVQEKRAKLGDIQTIDNIAVQYKREISRMKFLLDAMQPQGVQRIRKLEDGDEIDINAAIHSTIDIRMGLQPDPRIMMRSVRKIRDISVLVLLDLSESTNDKVSGQDFSVLDLTRQATVLLADAINKIGDPFAIHGFCSDGRHDVEYYRYKDFDQPYNEIPKAKLAGMAAQLSTRMGAAIRHASYYLKSQRSSKKLLLVITDGEPADIDVRDPQYLRYDTKKAVEEAGRADIITYCMSLDPRADQYVSRIFGARNYMVVDHVERLPEKLPLLYAGLTR